A genomic region of Glycine max cultivar Williams 82 chromosome 15, Glycine_max_v4.0, whole genome shotgun sequence contains the following coding sequences:
- the LOC100793106 gene encoding histone H4, whose translation MSGRGKGGKGLGKGGAKRHRKVLRDNIQGITKPAIRRLARRGGVKRISGLIYEETRGVLKIFLENVIRDAVTYTEHARRKTVTAMDVVYALKRQGRTLYGFGG comes from the coding sequence ATGTCTGGGCGTGGAAAGGGAGGAAAGGGATTGGGAAAAGGAGGAGCAAAACGACATCGTAAGGTGCTCCGCGACAACATTCAGGGAATTACGAAGCCAGCGATTCGTCGTTTGGCTCGCAGGGGTGGCGTGAAGCGTATCAGCGGTTTGATCTACGAGGAGACTCGCGGTGTTCTCAAGATCTTCTTGGAGAATGTCATCCGTGACGCCGTTACTTACACGGAGCACGCTAGGAGGAAGACCGTTACGGCTATGGACGTTGTTTATGCGCTTAAGAGGCAGGGAAGGACCCTCTACGGATTTGGTGGTTAG
- the LOC100776259 gene encoding ruBisCO-associated protein, with translation MAWTQVKYIRAPWAGQFLAQHPNCNSIYWSLGTMLSIFRQYTFDDSFSQVFVSAKFLKEYQIALTFASDYDDEGAPTNGVFRPTWDLSKVTPESIARFKDKNPNVDIKVFISIGNRGTQHPFKPLNNKTWIDNATESLTHLIKNEDYNLHVDGIDVLYEHIDASPGDFIECVGQLIRNLKEKGVVSEASISPSFALNEEYYPLLYSAVSFFVDWVDYQFQSELKPVFDPTTLVKRYNELTKLYPRRKLFAGYSAENEDWATLSPIVFFLGGMDILKKRKAPGVSIHYHNYYADAPNKD, from the coding sequence ATGGCCTGGACACAAGTGAAGTATATAAGGGCACCTTGGGCTGGGCAATTTCTGGCACAACACCCAAATTGCAATTCCATATATTGGTCTCTTGGCACAATGTTGTCGATTTTCCGGCAATACACGTTCGACGACTCGTTCTCGCAAGTGTTTGTGTCGGCGAAATTCCTGAAGGAGTACCAGATCGCTCTGACCTTCGCCAGCGACTACGACGACGAGGGTGCCCCCACCAACGGCGTTTTCCGACCGACCTGGGACCTGAGCAAGGTCACCCCCGAATCCATCGCGCGCTTCAAGGACAAGAACCCCAACGTTGACATCAAAGTCTTCATCAGCATCGGCAACCGCGGCACCCAACACCCCTTCAAACCCTTAAACAACAAAACCTGGATCGACAACGCCACCGAGTCCCTCACGCACCTCATCAAGAACGAAGACTACAACCTCCACGTGGACGGCATCGACGTGCTTTACGAGCACATCGATGCCTCCCCCGGTGACTTTATCGAGTGCGTGGGACAGCTCATAAGGAACCTCAAAGAAAAGGGCGTAGTGAGCGAGGCTTCTATTTCTCCCTCGTTTGCTCTGAACGAAGAATATTATCCCTTGTTGTACAGCGCTGTGTCCTTCTTCGTTGACTGGGTCGATTACCAGTTCCAAAGCGAGCTCAAACCAGTGTTCGACCCAACCACGTTGGTGAAGCGCTACAATGAACTAACCAAGCTTTATCCCAGAAGAAAACTCTTTGCTGGCTACAGCGCCGAGAACGAGGACTGGGCCACTCTGTCGCCGATCGTCTTCTTTCTCGGTGGCATGGACATTCTCAAGAAGAGAAAGGCTCCTGGAGTTTCCATTCATTACCATAATTACTATGCAGATGCTCCCAATAAGGACTGA